Proteins found in one Hyla sarda isolate aHylSar1 chromosome 7, aHylSar1.hap1, whole genome shotgun sequence genomic segment:
- the LOC130281861 gene encoding protein NDNF-like isoform X2, whose protein sequence is MSHSNLPLSDEYRKIYFNPYHSLILPDGRETTIYLLKDITKRYYFTLEENSSPHFSITVTPCDVPIEWSILHYKASHAFYGKTAAKYRAFDDLKTHSHYKTVSTLFHYKGNSVENYVGTFSYSSLFVLEFLSTERDTHISVYLTTDLAHGNLFPELPGDPRIDVTTVNHNSVSLVWKPSPSIMKQKDLIEYCILVNEKHNYKSMCAADTAIRSAGRKWPKTASFPVSKYLDENQRVMLLSKSDINVIHKNSNIEVRQLCIGNKNTYIVSNLSSNTQYYFDVFVVNLLTNASAAYTGTFAKTWLEPKPKDIPLKDGKIVQIKFNGKRPKTYTFEYQALHKKVHFTLQVCRGQLRALISKNGKLLVSETVQGIRHITLYGKFMDKYLAVFKPAEPMTNTSAMIQASSHVRRSIFPFFPSSLKIKSFNKLRTCNSITIAWLGTQERNMYCVYKKKLEEDQVWRELSSVNSCSGPDSRPKSEKVLCKYFHEINVQRAVTTETIGGLDRGTSYLFDVYLMGSSGMLVRYQSKVVKTRKTC, encoded by the exons ATACTATTTCACATTGGAAGAAAACTCTAGCCCACATTTCTCCATCACTGTAACACCCTGTGATGTTCCAATTGAATGGAGCATTTTACACTACAAAGCATCACATGCATTCTATGGAAAAACAGCAG CAAAATATAGAGCCTTTGATGACTTGAAAACCCATTCCCATTACAAGACCGTATCTACACTTTTCCACTACAAAGGAAACTCTGTTGAAAACTATGTTGGAACTTTTTCATATTCTTCACTTTTTGTTCTTGAATTTTTATCAACTGAGAGAGACACTCACATCTCGGTATACCTTACAACAGACTTAGCACATGGAAACCTTTTTCCAGAACTTCCAGGAGATCCTCGGATTGATGTCACAACAGTCAACCATAACTCTGTTTCATTGGTCTGGAAACCAAGTCCATCAATAATGAAGCAGAAAGACCTCATAGAATATTGTATTCTCGTAAATGAAAAGCATAATTATAAAAGTATGTGTGCCGCCGATACCGCTATTCGATCGGCGGGCAGGAAATGGCCAAAAACAGCAAGTTTCCCAGTCTCAAAGTATCTTGATGAAAATCAACGGGTTATGCTCCTTTCAAAGAGTGATATAAATGTTATTCACAAAAACAGCAATATAGAGGTGAGGCAACTATGCATTGGTAACAAAAACACCTACATAGTATCAAATCTGAGTTCAAACACCCAATATTACTTTGATGTATTTGTAGTAAACTTGTTAACCAATGCTAGTGCTGCCTACACAGGCACTTTTGCAAAGACATGGTTGGAACCTAAACCCAAGGATATACCCCTAAAGGATGGAAAAATTGTTCAAATTAAGTTTAATGGCAAAAGACCAAAAACATATACCTTTGAATATCAGGCACTACATAAAAAAGTCCACTTCACATTACAAGTATGCCGTGGCCAACTGCGAGCTCTGATATCTAAAAATGGTAAACTACTGGTGTCAGAAACTGTTCAAGGTATACGACATATTACTCTGTATGGTAAATTTATGGATAAATACTTGGCTGTTTTCAAGCCGGCAGAACCAATGACAAACACATCCGCAATGATCCAGGCTTCATCACACGTGCGCAGATCTATATTCCCTTTTTTTCCAAGTAGTCTGAAAATCAAGTCTTTCAACAAACTGAGAACATGTAACTCAATAACCATTGCCTGGCTTGGTACCCAAGAAAGAAACATGTACTGTGTGTACAAGAAGAAACTTGAAGAAGACCAAGTCTGGAGAGAACTGTCCAGTGTTAATAGTTGTTCAGGACCAGATTCAAGGCCAAAATCAGAGAAGGTTTTGTGCAAGTATTTCCATGAAATCAATGTGCAAAGAGCAGTAACTACAGAAACCATTGGTGGTCTAGATAGAGGCACATCCTACCTCTTTGATGTTTATCTTATGGGTTCTTCAGGAATGCTGGTTAGATATCAAAGTAAAGTTGTGAAAACTAGAAAAACTTGTTAA